One window of Mesorhizobium sp. PAMC28654 genomic DNA carries:
- a CDS encoding ABC transporter permease, producing the protein MKDWRYWLAEQRGTLLALGIFIVMFVIYTLNHPAGFTANVVQTAANKGVLLAFVAMAQTLVVITAGIDLSVGMIFLLTNCLASWLVVGTPLETALGVIAVLAVGLLCGAINGAIVIYGRLQPIVATIATGAVYYGIGLLLRPFPGGSVNEDLADALTGRVFDVVPASLVVLLAVVLVVWVPFSRSVLGRAAYAAGSSETAAYMSGVPIRRGKFAAYTLAGLLAAIGGLFLTFFTYTGEAAYASGNSYTLFSIAAVVLGGVSLFGGKGSAIGAIFGALAFRTIGDLLFVFDFDPLWQPLFQGVILLIAVSLGAFALFRVRNRLEWFL; encoded by the coding sequence GTGAAGGATTGGCGCTACTGGCTTGCCGAACAGCGCGGAACGCTGCTGGCGCTCGGCATCTTCATCGTCATGTTCGTCATCTACACCTTGAACCATCCGGCGGGCTTCACCGCCAATGTCGTCCAGACGGCGGCGAACAAAGGCGTGCTGCTCGCCTTCGTTGCCATGGCGCAGACGCTGGTGGTGATCACAGCCGGCATCGACCTGTCCGTTGGCATGATCTTTCTTTTGACCAACTGCCTGGCTTCCTGGCTGGTGGTGGGCACGCCGCTGGAGACGGCACTTGGCGTCATCGCCGTGCTGGCCGTTGGCTTGTTGTGCGGTGCGATCAACGGCGCCATCGTCATCTATGGGCGGCTGCAGCCCATCGTCGCCACCATCGCCACCGGCGCCGTCTATTACGGCATCGGGCTGCTGCTGCGGCCATTTCCGGGCGGTTCGGTCAATGAGGACCTTGCCGACGCGCTGACCGGACGCGTGTTCGATGTGGTGCCGGCCAGCCTTGTCGTGCTACTGGCCGTCGTGCTCGTGGTCTGGGTGCCTTTCAGCCGCTCGGTGCTCGGTCGCGCGGCTTACGCTGCCGGGTCGTCGGAAACGGCGGCCTATATGTCGGGCGTGCCGATCCGCCGGGGTAAGTTTGCCGCCTATACGCTGGCCGGGCTCCTGGCCGCCATCGGCGGGCTGTTCCTGACCTTCTTCACCTATACGGGAGAGGCTGCCTATGCGAGCGGCAACTCCTACACGCTGTTTTCCATCGCCGCCGTGGTGCTCGGCGGCGTCTCGCTGTTCGGCGGCAAAGGCAGCGCCATCGGCGCGATCTTCGGCGCGCTTGCCTTCCGCACCATTGGCGACCTGCTCTTCGTGTTCGATTTCGATCCGCTCTGGCAGCCGCTGTTCCAGGGCGTTATCCTGCTGATCGCCGTCAGCCTTGGCGCCTTCGCGTTGTTTCGGGTCCGCA
- a CDS encoding sugar ABC transporter ATP-binding protein, with product MDGAAPLFRMEGISKRYGGVRALEKAELTVEAGSIHAILGENGAGKSTLIKVMAGVVAPDEGRMTLDGREVTFASPGAANKAGIVCIFQELSLVPELSVADNIVISDPPTRFGMIDRKAQRRIAEEALARAGAEDIHPLALVKDLPLSRRQMVEIAKALARKPRILILDEATSALTAADVSKIFGVLKRLRSEGLALLYISHRMNEIAELADQCTVFRNGRNVASYKAGSKSDNEVVELMIGREYSHIFPPKTILAPATAAPVLEARKLSWTDRLDNISLSVRAGEVVGLGGLDGQGQRELLLAFFGVLRGLTGQVLIDGKPVAIGSPAKARQDGIGMALIPEDRKTEGLMLPMTVRENLSFAVLDRLAKGGIIDRAAEQRLIDDMVGLLAIKTAGLDIPVGALSGGNQQKVVIAKWLMRQPRIILLNDPTRGIDVGTKQELYQLMRKLADAGAAILFYSTDYDELIGCCDRVLVLYDGAVKRELVGAEITERALIASALNIQGEGNPMSQGAGA from the coding sequence ATGGACGGTGCGGCTCCACTCTTTCGAATGGAAGGCATATCCAAGCGCTATGGCGGCGTGCGGGCGCTGGAAAAGGCCGAGCTTACGGTCGAAGCCGGCAGCATCCACGCCATTCTCGGCGAGAACGGCGCCGGCAAGTCGACGCTGATCAAGGTCATGGCGGGCGTGGTGGCGCCCGATGAAGGCCGTATGACCCTGGACGGCCGCGAGGTGACGTTCGCTTCGCCAGGTGCCGCCAACAAGGCCGGCATCGTCTGCATCTTCCAGGAACTGTCGCTGGTTCCCGAACTCAGCGTCGCCGACAACATCGTTATCTCCGATCCGCCGACGCGTTTCGGCATGATCGACCGCAAGGCGCAGCGCCGCATCGCCGAAGAGGCGCTGGCGCGCGCGGGTGCTGAAGACATCCACCCGCTGGCGCTGGTCAAGGACCTGCCCTTGTCGCGCCGCCAGATGGTCGAGATCGCCAAGGCACTTGCCAGAAAGCCGCGCATCCTGATCCTCGACGAGGCGACCTCGGCGCTGACGGCGGCCGATGTCTCCAAGATCTTCGGCGTGCTGAAGCGGCTGCGTTCCGAAGGGCTGGCGCTGCTCTACATCTCGCACCGCATGAACGAGATCGCCGAACTTGCCGACCAGTGCACGGTGTTTCGCAATGGCCGCAACGTCGCCAGCTACAAGGCCGGCTCGAAAAGCGACAATGAGGTGGTCGAGCTGATGATCGGCCGCGAATACAGCCATATCTTCCCGCCAAAGACCATACTCGCGCCGGCCACTGCCGCGCCTGTCCTCGAAGCCCGAAAGCTCAGTTGGACCGACCGGCTGGACAACATTTCATTGAGCGTCAGGGCAGGCGAGGTCGTAGGCCTTGGCGGTCTCGACGGCCAGGGACAGCGTGAATTACTGCTCGCCTTCTTCGGCGTGTTGCGCGGCCTCACCGGCCAGGTGCTCATCGACGGCAAGCCGGTCGCGATCGGCAGTCCCGCGAAGGCGCGGCAGGACGGCATCGGCATGGCGCTGATCCCCGAAGATCGGAAGACCGAAGGGCTGATGCTGCCGATGACGGTGCGCGAGAACCTGTCCTTCGCCGTGCTCGACCGATTGGCCAAGGGCGGCATCATCGACCGCGCGGCCGAACAGCGGCTGATCGACGACATGGTCGGCCTGCTGGCGATCAAGACGGCTGGCCTCGATATTCCGGTCGGCGCGCTGTCGGGCGGCAACCAGCAGAAAGTGGTCATCGCCAAATGGCTGATGCGCCAGCCGCGCATCATCCTGCTCAACGATCCGACGCGCGGCATCGATGTCGGCACCAAGCAGGAGCTTTACCAGCTGATGCGCAAGCTGGCGGACGCGGGTGCGGCGATCCTGTTCTATTCGACAGACTATGACGAGCTGATCGGCTGCTGCGACCGGGTGCTGGTGCTCTATGACGGGGCAGTCAAGCGCGAGCTGGTGGGCGCCGAGATCACCGAACGGGCGCTGATCGCCAGCGCGCTCAACATCCAAGGCGAAGGAAACCCGATGAGCCAAGGAGCGGGCGCGTGA